In Pseudomonadota bacterium, the genomic stretch ATAATGCGCCGCCATGTGGGCGAGATGGCAGACCTAATCGGTCCGCGCGCCTCGCTTATTGAGTTTGGCAGCGGTTCAAGCGCCAAGACCGGGCGTTTGCTCAACGCCATGCACGCGCCAGCCGCCTATGTGCCGGTTGAAATCTCAAAAGATCATTTGGTGAACGCCGCGCAGCGCATTGCCGAGGAATACGAGCACGTCGAAGTGCTGCCCGTGTGTGCCGACTTTACCCAACCATTTGCCCTGCCCTCGCCCGAAGTGATGCCCGAGCGCAACGTCGTGTATTTCCCCGGCTCCACCATCGGCAATTTTTACCCGGAAGAAATGCACGCGTTGCTTCAGACCATGGCGCGCATCGCCAAGGCCGGCGGCGGTTTGCTGATCGGCGTGGATCTAAAAAAAGACAACGGCGTGCTAAAGGCGGCCTACAACGATGCCCAAGGCGTCACACGCGAGTTCAATCTCAACATCCTTAAGCGTATTAACCGCGAACTCAACGCCAATTTCGATCTGCATGCCTTTACGCATCGCGCGATCTATAACGAGGCGATGGGCCGCATTGAGATGCATCTGGTGAGTCAGGCCCAGCAAACCGTGAATATTGGTCACCACGCCGTGCAGTTTGCACAAGGCGAGTACATTCTCACCGAGTGTTCGCACAAGTTCACTGTCGACGAGTTTGCCGACCATGCAGCGAAGGCTGGCTTCGCTCAACAACATGTGTGGGTCGACGAACAGCAGCTATTCAGCGTGCACTTCTACCGCTATGACGGCGCTTAACGACGCGGACATTGCGCGCTTACGCGCCGACACTCCTGCCTGCGTGTCGCGCATTCACTTTAATAATGCCGGCGCGTCACTGATGCCGCAGCCGGTGTACGAATCGGTGCTCTCGCATCTCGATCTCGAGCAGACCCTCGGCGGGTATGAGGCGGCGGCGGCCGCGGATTTGGAAGAATTTTACGCGGCGTTTGCCGAGCTGCTTAACGCACAATCTGACGAGATCGCCTTTGTCGAAAACGCCACGCGCGCTTGGGACATGGCGTTTTACTCGATACCATTTAAGCCCGGCGACCGCGTGCTAACCCACGCCTCCGAATACGCCTCCAACTACTTGGCGCTTATGCAGCTCGCCGAGCGACTCAATATTGAGATCGATGTGGCGCCGTCCGACGAACACGGCCAGGTGGATGTCGACGCAATGGCCACGCTCATCACACCGCGCACTCGCCTCATTGCGCTCACGCACGTGCCCAGCCAAGGTGGCCTGATTAATCCCGCCGCCAAGGTCGGCGCCCTAGCCCGAGAACACAACGTGCTGTTCTTACTCGATGCGTGTCAGTCGGCCGGACAACTCGAGCTCGATGTAGACGCTCTGGGTTGCGACATGCTCTCGGGCACGGGACGCAAGTTTTTACGCGGCCCGCGCGGCACGGGCTTTTTATACGTCAAACGCGCGGTGCAAGACTTGCTGTCGCCGGTGTTCATCGATTTGCATTCGGCCCACTGGCAAAGTGCGACGGGCTATTCCTGGGCACCCGGTGCAGTGCGCTTTGAGAATTTTGAAAGCTTTGTGGCGGGTCGCGTCGGCCTGGCCGCCGCCGCACGCTATGCGATGCACATTGGCCTTGAACGCATCGCATCACGCGTGTCGCTGCTCGCCGACTATCTGCGGTTGCAGCTTACCGACATCGAAGGTGTGTCGGTGCACGATCTTGGGCAACACAAAAGCGGCATCGTCACGTTTACTACCGAACGCGAAACCCCCACAGAACTCAAAGCCCGCCTGGCTACACACCAGATCAATATATCCGTGACGCCCAGCAGTTATGCCCAGCTTGATCTTGGGGTGCGCAACCTGCCCGAGGTGGCGCGCGCGAGCGTGCACTACTTCAACACTCAGTCGGAAATCGACACGGTGCGCGACCTGATTGACGCCTAATACTGCCGCGTAAACACCATTGCTCGGTCACACCAAGCCCAGTCCCTACAGTACGATTCAAACCACTCGAAACGTTCGTTTCGTTGTGCCCTGTAATGCTGAGCAGTCAAACACATTTAGTTAACTCAACGGCCGTAATTATGTGAATGCTATGGGGATTATTTGTCGGCGTGGTTTACAGCGCGGACATAACACTTACGTTTTTATTGTCAAAACGCCCGACGTACCGGGCGTTTTTCAATGTTGGCACATCGCTTGCAAAGTACTGCGCAGATCATCGTCAACGACTCTGCATGGATTAAGCAAGCTCAGGCTTGCCGACTAAAAAGGAAACACAATAATGAAAACATTCTCAAACACATTACGACTGGCCTTCGCGACGGTTGCCGTGTCGCTGCTGTTCCCCATCAGTGCCATGGCCTCACCCATATTCGTGGGCAGCTTTCAGGTGGATGATGGCCCTTGGTGGACTACTCGACCCGACGTGTACTCCGGTGTTGAGGCGGCTGCGCTGCTGTTCGGCGGTCAAGCATCGGATTATCGTATTTCGACCAACAGTTCGCAGGACGCCAGCACTATCACCGACACCGCGTGGTACTCGATCATTCGAATCGCCGGCGGTCATGAGTACGCGGATGACTTTAGCGTCGACCTGCTTGAGGATGGTTACGCCGGTCCGGGTTGGACTTACTACACGGATATCTCGGCTTACGTGCGCGACAACGCGCGCGGTGCGCAATACACCAACTACGTGTGGCGCATTAACGCTGCCGCGGTCTCCGAGCCCGCGACATTAGTACTTCTGGGGATGGGGCTTTTGGGTCTCGGTGTGGCCCGTCGTAAGCAACAATAATAAGAAGCGACCCGCACCCAAAGAAGCCCCGGCTATGCCGGGGCTTTTTTATGGTCGAAATAGTTGCGTGATGCAGGCCATCGATATCGGCCGCTCACCCGGGCCTAAGCCGGTATGACGTATTTACGTCGGGTCAGACGGCGCAACGTAACCATCCGGCTTATCCGAGCCACCGCCAAAAAAGAATTTTTCCATTTCCGCCACCAAAAATGCGCGCGATTTGGGCTCGATTGGGGACAGTCGGTTTTCATTAATCAGCATGGTCTGATGACCTAACCAGCGCTGCCAAGCCACCTTGCTCACGTTGTCGTAAATGCGTTGGCCCAGTTCACCCGGATACGGCGCGTAGTCCATACCTTCGGCTTCTTCTTTCAACACAATGCACTGAACGGTTCGGCTCATGATGTTTCCTGTTTGGTGTATTGATCCAGCAGCTTGACCACCGGCGCGGCCAGCCCCACCTGGGCGGGCCTGTCGATGTTATACCAGAGCGTCTCGCGATCGGCCACGACGCCCGATGCTCGCCCGTTGGCCACCTCAACCCGTACGGGATTGATCGTCAATTCAAAATGGCTAAACACATGCACCAGCGGTGGCAGGCTTTGCGGCGCATCGACCGCCGCGAACCCTAGGCGCCGAATTACCTCGAGCGGTGTTTCGTCGGAACGGGGCTCGGGCAGCCCCCACAACCCACCCCAGATGCCACTCGCCGGACGTTGCTCCAACAAGACCTGCCCCTCGCTCATTACGAGGAGCATGCGCGTTTCACGTCGCGGCTTGGCTTTTTTGGGTTTCTTGCCCGGGTAATTGGTGGGCGTGTCTTCATGCAGCGCGCGGCACGTATCGCGCATTGGGCAGCGCGCGCATTCGGGTTTCGATCTCGTGCACAGGGTCGCACCTAGGTCCATGATGGCCTGCGTGTAGTCGGCGACGCGCTCAGTCGGGGTGGTGTGTTCAGCCAGATCCCACAGTGCGTTCACCACATCACGTTTACCCGGCCAACCCGCTACGCGAAAGTGACGTGCCAGCACGCGTTTGACATTGCCGTCGAGAATCGGCTCGCGGGTATTCATCGACAACGATAAGATCGCGCCGGCCGTCGAGCGACCAATACCGGGTAGCGCCACGAGTCCTTCGAGTGAGCGGGGGAAGACGCCATTGTGCTGGTCAACCACCTGCTGAGCGGCCTTGTGCAAATTTCGGGCACGTGCGTAGTAACCAAGCCCTGTCCAAAGGTGCAGCACTTCATCCACCGGGGCATCGGCCAGCGCCTCCACGGTGTCGAATCGACGCATAAATCGCTCGTAATACCCAATTACGGTCGTCACCTGTGTTTGCTGCAGCATGATTTCTGAGACCCACACGCGATACGGCGTCGGATTGTGCTGCCACGGCAGATCGTGTCGCCCATGCCCATCAAACCAGTCGAGCAGCCTGTCGGCAAAATCCGAGGGAACGTGCGGTGGCAGACCCGAATCGGTCATGGTGATGAGACGGGTTCGCTCGTTGCGTCGGCCAGCCGCTGCTGCGCCAGTTGTTCAATACGAATGAGCGCATCCGCGCCACCCTTGCGTAGATAGCGTTTGACCACAATTGGGCCAATCAACGGCGGCACCCAAAAATCGGGTTCGAAATCGAGCGCAAACTGAATTCTGGTTTGGTCGCCCGCCGCTTCGATGTGCCAAACCGACACGCCGTAGCGCACTTTGCTGCGGGCGGGGTCCACTTTGGTTTCGATAAAGACTGGGCGCTTGGCTTTCACCGTTTCAGTGCGCCCGAAGCCTCGACACACAAATAGGATGCAGCCACGCGTGTAAGTATAAATTTCGCCGCTGTCGTCGTCATGACGAACGAGCCAACGCGCGTCATCGTAGGCGCTGGAAAATTGCTCGTAGTTATCAAAATCGATCAGCGTGTCGTACACCGCCTCAATCGGCGCATCGAGCGTGGCGACGGACCGTACGAAATACCGTTTGCTCTCGCTCGAGACGGCGATGGAATCCAACTCGGCCGCACTGATCGCCGACGAACACCAAACCAGCAGCGCCATAACCCCCAGACGTTTCACCGTTAGTCCCCCAGCAGGTCTTTGAGTTTGTCTTTGAGCTTTCGATCCAGCTCATCTTTGATCGACTCTTCGTCACGATCGGCTTTGTCTTCGGGCGTGAGCGGTTCGCCTTCCTCAGGCGCGGCCACCGTATCACCGCCCCCTAAACCCAGCTTATCCAACAGCGAATCTTGGAGGCGTTTCTTGGCGTACTGGGCGACTAAATCGGTGATACTTTTGGTTTTGTCCACTTGCGGGGCGTCGTACGTGCCACCAATCACCAATGGCAACGTGTAGTCGGCAATAAACCGTAGCTCTTTTTCAAGCGGAATGTCGCCCTCCTGCACCACGTTGGCCCCAACGCGATAATTGATCGCCTTGGTGTTGAGATCCAACGTGCCGCGACCACTCACCCGCATCAACGGCATATCGATTTGCAGATCATCGTTGCTCAACACGCCCTCTGTGATGACGGCCGTGCCTTTGGCAACACGAAACGGTGTGCGATTGGGCTCATCGGCCACCAGCGGCTCTTTGTTGGCCGCCGCAACGATATTGCGTACCGTCTCCATCACATTAATGCCGTCGAGCACGCCGTCCGCGAAATTAAAGGAGGCTGTGCCGTTGGACGTGGCTTTCAAATCACGCGTGTTATGCCCTTGCGCCGTCATCGTCAGCGAGCCGGTCAGCTTGCCAGTGAGACGCTGACTGCCAGCGAGTGCCTGACTGAAGGCACCAAAATCGACATTATTAAAGGACTCATTCAACGCCAGCTGTGGAAGCTCACCGTCGGCATTGAGGCGAATGTCACCGCTGTACGTGCCGCCATAGAGCGCTGCCCGGATCGGATACAACCGGACCCGCCCGCTCGTCGCATTGAGCTCCACCTCGACATTACTCGACTCGATTCCCCCTACCGTGAGATCCCCGATGCGAAGCTGGCCTTTGAGATTCAAATCGCGCAGTGTTTGCGCCGGCAGCTCGATGGTGTCCACGGCACGTTCCTGCCCATCGATCGCGTCCGGGGGCGACAGATACCCGTCGAGCGTGAGTTGGTCAAGACTCACACTCACTTCCGGCGTTTGGCCCGTGAGCTTGATCAACCCAGTGATCTGACTGTCGTCAAGCGTCGCTTCAATATCACGCAGCTCGAGTCCGGCTGGCGTCATGCGCAGCGCCAGGCTCCCACCGGCCCGCGACAGCGCCTGATCATCGGCCGTATTCAGATCAACGCCCAGCTGGGTCATCAGCTGTCGCAAATTGAACGGCTCGACGGTGACCGGCCCGCTCAACGTCGCGGCCTTAAGCACATTGCGGCCGCTCAGAGTACCCCGCCCTTTGAGGCCAAACCCCTCGGCGGTGTACGCGTTGATCTGCAGCGCGCCCGAGTCGAGATTGAGCGCCACGGTATCCGCGCCGACGTTAACGGTTTGCGGTCCATCCGGCACACCCTCGCCACTCATCGTCGCCGCTAGCGCGGCGGTAACGATCGTAAGCTCAGCGCGATCCTTAAGGCGTATTGACTCCGCGTTGAGCGCACCGTTGGCCGCGCCGAGCGCGCCTTCGGTGAACGCAAACTCAAAATCCAGCGCCGGTGTTTGCACCGTCACCATGCCTTCTTTCATCGACAGCGCGTCCGTCGTGAGTGAGC encodes the following:
- a CDS encoding oxidative damage protection protein; this encodes MSRTVQCIVLKEEAEGMDYAPYPGELGQRIYDNVSKVAWQRWLGHQTMLINENRLSPIEPKSRAFLVAEMEKFFFGGGSDKPDGYVAPSDPT
- a CDS encoding PEP-CTERM sorting domain-containing protein, with amino-acid sequence MKTFSNTLRLAFATVAVSLLFPISAMASPIFVGSFQVDDGPWWTTRPDVYSGVEAAALLFGGQASDYRISTNSSQDASTITDTAWYSIIRIAGGHEYADDFSVDLLEDGYAGPGWTYYTDISAYVRDNARGAQYTNYVWRINAAAVSEPATLVLLGMGLLGLGVARRKQQ
- a CDS encoding AsmA family protein encodes the protein MKTLFKILAGFVGLLLVAALCLALYFRFVFDPNDLREQITQRVSDLTGRELVIEGDLTLTTFPWIRIGIGRTTLSDDPAFGEGPLLAFDQANASVKLMPLLSKRIELGTTSIDGGQIKLTRLADGRTNWSAVSGGTRATDAPDSEAASGFATDSLGAIDITNATIVFNDELPNAQFNTLTLSEFALRTGELRPGTPFDVTLTTRLAANDVSLDVAIDAATQLFDDALTLDNPVVTLSGRHYAVPFEQFSIELDTDTVTLGEDTAEVGAGTVTWAVSGGQDGAAKLASGAGSLTTDALSMKEGMVTVQTPALDFEFAFTEGALGAANGALNAESIRLKDRAELTIVTAALAATMSGEGVPDGPQTVNVGADTVALNLDSGALQINAYTAEGFGLKGRGTLSGRNVLKAATLSGPVTVEPFNLRQLMTQLGVDLNTADDQALSRAGGSLALRMTPAGLELRDIEATLDDSQITGLIKLTGQTPEVSVSLDQLTLDGYLSPPDAIDGQERAVDTIELPAQTLRDLNLKGQLRIGDLTVGGIESSNVEVELNATSGRVRLYPIRAALYGGTYSGDIRLNADGELPQLALNESFNNVDFGAFSQALAGSQRLTGKLTGSLTMTAQGHNTRDLKATSNGTASFNFADGVLDGINVMETVRNIVAAANKEPLVADEPNRTPFRVAKGTAVITEGVLSNDDLQIDMPLMRVSGRGTLDLNTKAINYRVGANVVQEGDIPLEKELRFIADYTLPLVIGGTYDAPQVDKTKSITDLVAQYAKKRLQDSLLDKLGLGGGDTVAAPEEGEPLTPEDKADRDEESIKDELDRKLKDKLKDLLGD
- a CDS encoding SRPBCC family protein — its product is MKRLGVMALLVWCSSAISAAELDSIAVSSESKRYFVRSVATLDAPIEAVYDTLIDFDNYEQFSSAYDDARWLVRHDDDSGEIYTYTRGCILFVCRGFGRTETVKAKRPVFIETKVDPARSKVRYGVSVWHIEAAGDQTRIQFALDFEPDFWVPPLIGPIVVKRYLRKGGADALIRIEQLAQQRLADATSEPVSSP
- the egtD gene encoding L-histidine N(alpha)-methyltransferase produces the protein IMRRHVGEMADLIGPRASLIEFGSGSSAKTGRLLNAMHAPAAYVPVEISKDHLVNAAQRIAEEYEHVEVLPVCADFTQPFALPSPEVMPERNVVYFPGSTIGNFYPEEMHALLQTMARIAKAGGGLLIGVDLKKDNGVLKAAYNDAQGVTREFNLNILKRINRELNANFDLHAFTHRAIYNEAMGRIEMHLVSQAQQTVNIGHHAVQFAQGEYILTECSHKFTVDEFADHAAKAGFAQQHVWVDEQQLFSVHFYRYDGA
- the mutY gene encoding A/G-specific adenine glycosylase encodes the protein MTDSGLPPHVPSDFADRLLDWFDGHGRHDLPWQHNPTPYRVWVSEIMLQQTQVTTVIGYYERFMRRFDTVEALADAPVDEVLHLWTGLGYYARARNLHKAAQQVVDQHNGVFPRSLEGLVALPGIGRSTAGAILSLSMNTREPILDGNVKRVLARHFRVAGWPGKRDVVNALWDLAEHTTPTERVADYTQAIMDLGATLCTRSKPECARCPMRDTCRALHEDTPTNYPGKKPKKAKPRRETRMLLVMSEGQVLLEQRPASGIWGGLWGLPEPRSDETPLEVIRRLGFAAVDAPQSLPPLVHVFSHFELTINPVRVEVANGRASGVVADRETLWYNIDRPAQVGLAAPVVKLLDQYTKQETS
- a CDS encoding aminotransferase class V-fold PLP-dependent enzyme; this translates as MTALNDADIARLRADTPACVSRIHFNNAGASLMPQPVYESVLSHLDLEQTLGGYEAAAAADLEEFYAAFAELLNAQSDEIAFVENATRAWDMAFYSIPFKPGDRVLTHASEYASNYLALMQLAERLNIEIDVAPSDEHGQVDVDAMATLITPRTRLIALTHVPSQGGLINPAAKVGALAREHNVLFLLDACQSAGQLELDVDALGCDMLSGTGRKFLRGPRGTGFLYVKRAVQDLLSPVFIDLHSAHWQSATGYSWAPGAVRFENFESFVAGRVGLAAAARYAMHIGLERIASRVSLLADYLRLQLTDIEGVSVHDLGQHKSGIVTFTTERETPTELKARLATHQINISVTPSSYAQLDLGVRNLPEVARASVHYFNTQSEIDTVRDLIDA